gCTTGGActctcacatgattaataaacttaaagatggatataaatcacattctggttatttcttgtggctttgctgagtaccaacaataagtgtactcacccttgcttactgctgctcagaaggaaaattgatgtgaagtcttttgaagatgatgctgagttctaggcatatgcaacccccagtcgattgcctgtgaagtttggagtcttcgtttccaggataagttgtataactctgataatcttttatttgttgtaattctcttttacgtgatactgttactgattattcacttataatgtctctatatgtatgaaatttgatcctggcatacatatagttatgcattcggttttgttcttaaaaccgggtgtgacactgCCTGTACATCTTAGCCTCTTAACTTTCCATTGTAGAAATGTATTCTGGCCGATCTTACTATGGGGGCCGGATCTATGAGACCAAGCATGCAACCACCTTCTTCTGTAAGTTACTGCCCTCATAACAAACCACTATTTGCGAATTTGTCATGCAATTCCACAGCACAACTATTGACTAAACCATCATCTGGAATGTCTTTGCAGGAGGAGGCCAACTTTCCACCCACTGTAGACACTATAGCAGCCACTCCAGGTACACATGGATTCTTTTGCGTGCTTTAACATTTAGCGCGGATAGTGACAGTATGACACTACCTTTTGGCAATTGCCGTTGTGACATTCTTTTGGGTGCCTCGCCATGAGACGCCGCTTCAAGGAATTCTCCAGATTAAATTCCCCAGGACAACCAAACACACAGTGCCTTGGAAACCAGCCTGGAAATGATGACCACATTACAATAGCAAAGAACCTGACTCGCCTTCTCAGCAAGATATATCACCCAAGAAGAACCTGCTCAAGCTTGCCTGCTGGTTTCGACTCTGTGTGTGTTGGGTTATCCAAATCTATTGTTGCAACTGCAAATTGTAGGCTACCTGGTTTATGCTTGCTCCTTCAGCATCACGGCTAAACCTATTTGATCAGGCTAGGAATTTATAAATCCACCTGTGTCAAGCAACTCTATATTGCCTGTGATCCTTGAACCTTAATCCTATGTATGAAAGTTGTACTCTTTGTGGTATTTTTCGGTTCCTCTACTTCCCAGAACATGTTGTGTACCATGTTTGCAGATATGTGCATATCAACTGAAATGCAGTTGCAGATCATATGATCATATAGATAAAAAAAAGATCATGCGGTCAAATATAGCTTACAACTCCATAACAGTTCCACTCACCATCAACAGGCAACGAAACAAAGAgacaaaagttcatgcaatctaTCACACCAATACAATACATATATTCATATATGTTCTTACAGACAACTCAACATACACACCTAAACAAATTGCAGTACACATACTCAGGCGTACAAGCCACTGCTAAACATTAGCTCCTACGAAACCCATACACAGACAAAATGTAGATGCCACAGCCCACAGCAATCATCTCAGTCCTCATCCATGAAGTCCCTCGACAGGTTCTCCATGGCAGCGGTGCCATCCCAAACATTCTCCTCAGCCCAAACAGCAGCTCCATGAGCAAGTACAGCAATGGAGTTCCTTGGAGAACCACTAACAGCGTCCAGGGTGATCTCTTCAAGCGTCTTCTGAAGCGTCTCAAGATGATCGAGTGACTGAACCCAAGCAGACCTAAGCAGTCGATTGTTCCCGCGCAGCTTTTCATTCTCCATTCTCAGAACTTTTATCGCATCAAAATTGAAATCCTTAACTACAACACTGAATTCGCGTTCCGCGGCAACAATCAGAGCATGAGCTGCCAACTCCTCTGCACCGTCCTTACTAACCGATGGTGAGCCCATTGCCTCAAGAAGAGTTAGATCATCAACCTGATCTGCCAAGGGGACAACCACAAAACCCGTGGCCACATAAAGGCCGTCAACTATCCTAAATGAATAGAAAGGACTGGATCTTTCTAAAGCCTTTACCACAGCGTTCAGaatcacatgatcagacacaTGCACAACAGGACCTCCTACACCAATACAGAATTTCAGCACTTATGCAACCAACTAAAACACAAGATCAAAGCACTTCACCTTCAGATTGCTGACCCAGACGGATGCTGCAAGCACCAAGAACGACCGCCATACCTTCAATGCTCTGCCCTTAAGCGCTACCAGCCTTCAAAAGCACACCAAAAACAACACCCCACTATCTCCGTTGCAGCAGCTGCAATCCATTCCCCACTAAAATACAGTTGTTGCCTTGGCAGCAACGAAACCGGCTGCCCAAACCGACCTAACGGTGACTTCGCTGAAACAAAACCAGACACAGGAAACCGACCTCTTTAGCTCATTCCAGCCCAAACCGGCAACTGCCCAAGCCCAAATCAGCGGTATGGCCCAAAAAGAGGAACTTTTGGGCCGTTCTGTTTTGCTGCACCTCTCCAGATAAGCGCGgcgtgtggcggaaccacccaaaaatactgggcccgggtgcactgatctttgttgctaagcaactctgacccaatttggcactcaccggtagttcctcgagtgaagcctcgataaaagccacgctattccaggatcagcagacaacactcacgcgaaggtgagcccagagattacagcacagaatatttcatacatctcagagtgattgcagcggaaagaaatttattacaaaccatgttcagaatagtaaagtactacagagttccatctactcaatttATTcgagtctcattgttcagcggaagcattaaaagatagcTAGCGAAaatacgtgacgcatcgataagccTGTACGAAAGCATCACTCAGTAGGAGGATGATCAGCgccagctgaaggaccatcccactcaacagaccaacccggaggcaaggtgcacggccaagtaagactcgcaaacagatcctcgaagttagtacctgaaaacagtgccacaagcaaggctgagtatactaatactcagcaagactgacccgtctccgaatatatcatagtc
This sequence is a window from Panicum virgatum strain AP13 chromosome 7K, P.virgatum_v5, whole genome shotgun sequence. Protein-coding genes within it:
- the LOC120642869 gene encoding uncharacterized protein LOC120642869, which encodes MAVVLGACSIRLGQQSEGGPVVHVSDHVILNAVVKALERSSPFYSFRIVDGLYVATGFVVVPLADQVDDLTLLEAMGSPSVSKDGAEELAAHALIVAAEREFSVVVKDFNFDAIKVLRMENEKLRGNNRLLRSAWVQSLDHLETLQKTLEEITLDAVSGSPRNSIAVLAHGAAVWAEENVWDGTAAMENLSRDFMDED